Proteins from a genomic interval of Pseudanabaena yagii GIHE-NHR1:
- a CDS encoding MotA/TolQ/ExbB proton channel family protein, whose translation MDIGRIFVAGGIVMYPLTAFSVLAVALAAERVKFWLTIKRKQKRLVRDVLKIYASDRETALAKLQNNLQFPIARIFLAALELEYPNPEEFRLALESEAQAEVPILKRFNTAFETIISLAPLLGLLGTVLGLITSFASLTLGDVGGSRTANVTAGISEALVSTASGLVVAIFTLVFANTFRGFYQQEIALIQEYGGQLELLYRRYYYEPEITLRKDLRRDNYATS comes from the coding sequence ATGGACATTGGACGAATTTTTGTTGCTGGTGGAATTGTCATGTATCCACTGACGGCTTTCTCAGTTTTGGCTGTTGCTCTTGCTGCTGAACGTGTGAAATTTTGGTTAACGATTAAACGTAAGCAAAAACGTTTGGTACGCGATGTTTTAAAAATTTATGCTAGCGATCGCGAAACTGCCTTAGCAAAGTTACAGAACAATTTACAATTTCCGATCGCCCGAATTTTTTTAGCTGCTCTGGAATTAGAATATCCGAATCCCGAAGAATTTAGGCTAGCCCTTGAGAGCGAAGCTCAGGCTGAGGTTCCTATTCTCAAGCGCTTTAATACTGCTTTTGAAACAATTATCAGTCTTGCCCCATTATTGGGACTATTGGGGACAGTACTGGGATTGATTACTTCATTTGCCTCGCTTACCCTTGGTGATGTGGGGGGCAGCCGTACCGCTAATGTGACCGCAGGTATTAGCGAAGCTCTTGTTTCGACAGCTTCAGGGCTAGTGGTTGCCATCTTTACCTTAGTTTTTGCAAATACATTTCGCGGATTTTATCAGCAGGAAATTGCTTTAATCCAAGAATATGGCGGTCAACTAGAGCTTCTCTATCGTCGCTACTACTATGAGCCAGAGATAACTCTACGCAAAGATTTAAGAAGGGATAACTATGCGACTTCCTGA
- a CDS encoding ExbD/TolR family protein — protein MRLPEEPESPFQINIIPMIDVVFAILTFFITATLVLNRTEGLPVSLPQASTAKSQTQNKIVVSLDAQGNLFLNRQPIALEHLEPQVRSLILQEKQNIVVINADENVAHGKAIAVMDRIRKIEGAKMAIATKK, from the coding sequence ATGCGACTTCCTGAAGAACCTGAATCTCCTTTTCAAATCAATATCATTCCGATGATTGATGTTGTGTTTGCGATTTTGACATTTTTTATTACCGCGACACTTGTACTCAATCGCACGGAAGGCTTGCCAGTGAGCCTTCCTCAAGCTTCGACCGCCAAATCACAAACTCAGAATAAAATTGTCGTTTCCCTAGATGCCCAAGGCAATCTCTTTCTCAATCGTCAGCCAATTGCTCTAGAGCATCTGGAGCCACAGGTGCGATCGCTAATACTTCAAGAGAAGCAAAATATTGTAGTGATTAACGCTGATGAAAATGTTGCTCATGGAAAAGCGATCGCCGTCATGGATCGTATTCGTAAAATTGAGGGTGCAAAAATGGCGATCGCTACGAAAAAATAG